Within Streptomyces antibioticus, the genomic segment TTCCGGGAACGATCAAGGTCAGCCATACGGCCAGCGTGCGCGGTACTGCGGTGATCTGCTACCGCGCTTACGCGTAACCGCGTAACCTCAGCTCACGAGAGGCCCCCGCGACCGGGCGAACGGTCCGGGGGTATGGCCAACAGCCATGAGGAGCTGATGACAGTGAGCCAGCCTAGCCACGTACGGCTGCTGCCCTGGAAGTGGCCGGAAGGGAAGACGGCACACCTGATCACGGACGGGACGCGCACAGCGTTGTCCATGCTGGCCGACAGCATCGAGAGTCAGCAGATCGAGACAGCAGCCGTGATCGTGGGACTGGCGCGGCCGATGGTCGCAGAAGAGGCCACACTCACGACAGATGAGCTGCGCTGGATCGCAAGCCGTCTCATCGAAAGCCTGACGGACGTACTGAACATCGCTGAGAGCCGGGGGCAGCGGATTCCCGGATATGAGGAGTGACGTGAAGAGGAGACATGCCCGCTGGGCGGGAGTCGCGCTGATTACGGGTCTTGCCATAGCCGGATGCGGGAGCACGGACGACAAGGGCGCTGAATCAGATGAGCCGGTAAAGGCCACACACTGCGGCACTGGCCAGGGGACCACTATGGAACTCCGGGCAACCAACGACTTCCCGAATCCAACGGCCTACGTGATTCAGCTCTACTGGTTCAACGGGGAGGGGAGACAGGTGGAAATGGGCCAGATGACCACCGACGCTATCCAGCCTGGAAAGTCACTCACGTTCAATGTCACCGGTCGTCGTCCTGGGGACGCAACGGTACGAACGTGTGAGGTAAAGGTACTGGGAGCCGAGTGAACACGTGAGCGAATAAGGGGAGCCCCTGGACGCGGTACCGACCGGTCTGGGGGCTCTCCCATGTCCAACCGCAGATGTTCCTCAAGTAGGGGTCCAACAGGCTTGCCAACGGGCATCCTTGGCGCATGTCGCTTCCAGTGATCGCCATCATGGTTGCTTCGGTCAGTGCCCTCTTCACGGGGGCCAATATGCTCGTCTCTGCCCTGAACTACCGCAGAGCTAAGCCGCGCATCAAAGTTAAATTGCATCTTTGGTGCCCGTCGGAAATTAGCTGGGACTCCATTAAGTGCAACATCCGATTCATCAGTAATAGCTCTACGGCAGTCTCCGTTGAGAGGGTAACCCTTCTCCAAAAGGTCACCAACGCAGACTTTACCTGTACGAAGGAAATCGCTGTAGCGATTCTCAAAGGAGAGGAAAAGAGGGAGATCAGTTCCTTTGACGGTCCACTCTGGCAAGGGGCTATCTACGCAGGTTCATACAAGCCGCTCGAAGGAAACCCCGTCACTATGCTGATCCAGCTAGGAAACGGGAAGATTGTCAAGCCTGACCTTCTTTCTAGGAGGAGACTCACTAAATGGATGGAGCTAATGTCTTTCATGCATGAAAGTCGCCAGCAGCTTGCAATGTACGAAAATTCCGCTAGGCAACTCACCTTTGACGACATGTGAGATGCGAAAGCAGCGCTCGGCTCCCTCTGGGGTCGGGCGCTTACCTGCATCCGTAAGCGGAATGACTCATGTCTGTTTGTCAGTGGTGGCTGAGACGATAGAGGGAAGTTGAAGGAAGACGACATACACCAGGAGGAAGCATCAACAAGACAGTACGCAAGAGGGCAGACAAGCTGAAGACAGGTGATCGGCTGAAGTTGTGGAACGGCAAAGCTGGTGAAGTTCTCTCGATCGAGAAGGGATTCAACCAGTCAGGAATGAAGTGCCTGATCCTGCGGTTGTACAAGTTGCCTACGGTTGTTGTGAAGGAAACTCGGTTCCTGGACATCTATCCAGGGTGAACAAGTAACTCGACAGGGAAGATGGAAGGTTTCCCGAACTCGGAAGTTTTGTTACTACTCTCAAATGCCATCGAGAGTAGTAACTCCTTCTAGTCGAGACACCTACGGAACTACCTAGAAAACCAGGAGCCACGGCTGCAATTCCTTTGAATTTGTTATTCAGTAGCCTCATTCCCCTATTAAATAAAGGAATTAGCGTACCCCGGCCGGCTGAGCCCTATAGAATTCCAAAAGAGAAGTCCAGGGATATCGATTCCCTGGACTTTCTTATGGGTGCTCAATGTTTCCCCTATCCATTCTCTCTTGCTCTGGCGTAATTGGCCAGTCGGGCAATGCCCGCAGAAGTATTGGGCGTGTGGTCGTGCGTCTTGCGCATTACCTTCTGCGCCTGCTCGATCTTCTCTCTGTCCTTACGTGCCTGGTCTCTGGCAAGCATCACCTTGAGTACGCGGTGGTTGTAGTCATCATCGGATTCCTCAACACGCCTGAGAGGCTTCCAGTCGCTCTCTGAAGGCTTGGAGGAAGCCTCAGGCTCCGATGCCTCAGGCTGTGCGCCGTTGGCGCTTACAGAGGCATCGAGGGACGCGGGTACGTGGGCAACGTCCTTCCTTCTGCTCTTGGGAATGAACGATGCACGAGACTTCTTAGTCTCACCAGGAGCAGGAGACGCGGGAGCGTCGACTACGTCTACCAGAGGAGAGATACCAATCTCTTCAATAACTACCTCACCAGGAATGACCAGAGGAGACTTAGTCTCCACCAGAGGAGATCCCTGGTTATCCTTCTGAACATGAGTAACTCCCCCATTATTAGATGAACTATCTACTGAACTATCTCTTGAATTATTGGACCCTTCCATGGAAGGGGTATATACCCCTGCTGGAGAAGGGTTGTTTACCCCTGCTGTAGAAGGGGTGTTGTCTGCTGGTGCAGGGGTATTGGTGGATACCCCTTCTGTAGCAGGGGTATTGGGTGCAGAAGTGTAGTGAGAGGTGTTCACTTCCCCCTCTGCAAGGTTGATGATCCCTGGCACGTTGAGAACATAGTGATTCTTGCGCCCTACCTTTTGCTTGGTCACGAGTCCTGGCAAGTAGGCATCGGCACCCTTGAAGTTCTTCGCGTGCTTGATACCTCTTGCCTTGGCCAGTCGTTCGACACTCGGGTTTAGCTGTCCGGTTTCCTTGTTCCATCTCATCACTAGCTCAATCAGCAATACTTTGTCTTCCGGTCTGAGATCGCTGATTGTGATGGTGTTGATTAGGTCGAACTTATTGGCACCAGCGGTGTTCGCTGGCTTATCCAGTCTGTCAGTCATAGCTGATATCCTTGAGGTAGTTGGTTAATTGCGGCTTGGTTAGCCCGGTTGATTTACTTGGGTGGAGGCTTCATTGGAAGTGATAGGCACCATTTTCTTATCCTCTTCCCGAGAGCCCTACGGACATTCCCCCGCCTGTAGGGCATTTCTCACGTAACACTATTCGGCATAGGGCAATAGCTCGATTACTACTCCGTCTGATCCAGAGAGAACCCCTCGATTCATTTTCATTTTCATGAATCGGGGGGTTTCCCTGTTTTAGTCTGATTCATTCTTGCTCTTTAGTCGGTCCTCAAGGGCAAAGGACTTCTAGTTCTGAAGAGAACCCCGCTTGAATTTCCCCATGAACTCGAAGCCGGCTCGGGGTACAAACCTGAATTCTTCAAAGAACTCAGAATGGCTTCATAATCGGCATCGGGGAACTCCTCATAGAACCTTTCTTCTGGAATGAGTTCCCCTCTGTCGCGTAGTTCTGTGTAGATAGCCAGTGCGGGAATACTCAGTTCCTCTGGCTTTGCCATTAACCCTCCAATGGATAGAGATGAGTTGTCTTCTCTCCCATAAAGCCCTGGGTTGAAGAGACAAGCTCATGAATCTGTCCGGCCTGCTTCAAGTACTCCAGAGCCGTACGGAAATCAGAGGCAGTGGAACCCGGTAGACGCTCCACAAAGTCAGCCTCTACGTTGCGAGCAACGGCGGGCGTGTTTCTATCCAGGTATCCCTGGATCAGATCCAAAATGGCTGGTCCGGCCGATGACATCACAGCCTGTCTGTGCTGCTCCCTCTGGTACTGCTCAATCATTCTTTCCTGCTCCGTTCGCATTGCGCGCTGCTTAGCCTCGCGCTCCGGAGCGGTGGCGATATGGTTCGTCCACCAATTCCCTTGCTGTGCTCCTGCGGTGAATGCGCTTGAGTTAGTCATATTTGGTTTCTCCTAGTTAAGTGTGTATGTGTGTGGTCTGCGCTTACGGTCGACCGTAAGCCATCCTCTGTCTTCTAGTACCTCAATGGCCTCTCTGAGCAGTCGGCCGTCTGTACTTAGCCCAAGAGCCTCACTCAGCTCAGCTTGTGTAAACCTTTTTCCCTCGTGTTGCTTCATATACATCCAAAGCAAATTGGCGCGGGCATGGTTCCTCTTCTGTCTCCAGGGGTGTCGGGCTTTCCCCTCTAGCTCGATTTCTTCTGTCTCGCTCATCTCATCCTTTCTCCAATGCTGTTCTCTGGCCGTCCGGCCATAGGGTCTCTGTAACGTGCTTGCTTACCTCTCTGAGGCACTGTCCTAGCTCTGGGAACGTCATACGCGTCTCCTCTGCTAGAACGTCTACAGAGGCGGTTTCTCCGCGTTCGCGGTGCCATTGCATGAGGCTGAGTACGGCGTAGGCTCTCGGGGACATCTCTGTACCCCTTACGCCAACCATCCGGAAACCTCTAGCTCAGCTAGGCAGGCTTCCTTGGGTACGTACGGCTGACCCATCTTGGATAGGTAGTCGCGCCATGCCGTATCAGGCACCGGGATTCCGGCATGGAAGGCAAGCCAAGTCATCTTGGCTGCGAAAGATAGGTCTCGTACCCGCCAGATAGGCAGGTACTCAAGAGTTGTGCTCATTGCTACTCCGGGTGGTCGTGTCTGTCTCTCTACGGCCGTCCCCTTCTATGAATCCATTTTACCGAGAAAACTCACATTGTTGGTGAGAGCGCGGACAGCACAGAGCCCCGACCACCAGGGACTATGACTGTCCGTAGCGGATCGGGGCTCTTAAATGCCTCTTGATCACGTAATGTAATTTTGTAATTAACTCGTGATCTTTCCGTCATGAAATTGTTACAAAAATACCTTGACTTATAAGGGTCTGAATGCGTGTCACATGGCTAGTGCGAGTGCTGCGCGCCCCTCGATGGCTCCCTGTCCGAAGCTTGCCGCACGGCCAACACCCCCTGAGTTCAGGAAGCCTTGCTGTAGCCCCTCCCACATCTGGTCGCCCTGGTCGGCTCCCTCTGTCGCCGTTGCTGCCATTGCGTCGATCGCATCCATATCCACCGGCATTCCCGGTCCCATGCCCATGATCAATCTCCTGTCTGTCTCGTCTGTCTGGTGCGCCTCCCCCTCCCTCTAATTGTCTCAAGATTTGTAGCAAGAGTGCTGTTCGGAGCCGTCCGGCGACTGTTCATCAAACGGTCGTTTGCTGAACCTGTGCCGACAGGGCCCGTGAACCCCGGATCGTTCATCTCGGTGTTCATCAACCCGTTCATCTATCTGGTACCGTTCATCTTGTTGGCAGGCACGTTTGATGAACGCGAGGGGGAGTCATGGCACTTGTTGGACTGGTTCGAGTGAGCACGGACCGTCAGGAGACGGCTCGACAGCATGACGCACTCACGGAAGCCGGATGCGTCAAGGTCTTTGAAGAGAAGATCTCCGGGAAGCTCACTGTCTCGGAGCGCCCTGGTCTCGTCTCGGCACTCGGGTATATGCGAGAGGGAGATATGCTGTGCGTCCAGGAAGTTGACCGGCTCGGCCGGAACCTTCTTGAGGGACTGCTGATGCTGACTGATCTTTTCGAGCGTGGCGTAGCCGTAAAGGTGCTGGACGGTATCGCCAAGGGTGAGCACACCGAACGGAGTCTCATCCTTGACCTTGCTTTCGCTCTGGCAGAGGACAGGCGACGGGACATCGTGAAGAAGACCAAGAACGGCCTTGAGAGTGCCCGGAAGAACGGGCGGGTTGGTGGTCGCCGTCCGGTCATGACTGAGGCTCTTACGGCTCAGGCTGTGGCGCTCCGAGACAAGGGATTCACCATCCGGCAGATTCAGCCTCACCTCACCTACAAGACCGGGAGCGGAGAAACCCGTAACCCGTCCGTTGGTGCCATCTCTCAGGCTCTCCAAGCCCATGACGAGAGCCAGAGCTGAACCACTCCCTGACAGCCCCTCAGAGCCCCGTACAGCGCCCCTGGTGCCTACGGGGTTCTTCTGTGTCCCGGCCCTCTGTGCCCGGTGTTGGGTAAGTCGCCTGCCATGTCCTGAACCGCTTGACCAAGGGGACGAGCCTGGTCAGACTCGGTACGAGTCCCAGGCTGCGTGAGCAGACTGCAAAGCGAGGTACGTGGGTTCAATTCCCGCCACGGCCTCTACCTGGCCTGACCAGGCAGAACAAGAGGGCGACACCCTGGCGGGGGTGTCGCCCTCTCGTTCGTGCGGCCGAGTTGCCCGCGAACACCCCCCTCGATCAACGACTGCTCCGAGTGGAGCCCATGAGTGGTGGACGTCTGTCCGCGCGCTCAGGCTGGCCCACGTGGTGCCCGCCCGCAGCAGGCGGTGGCGGGCGGAGCCCTGCCCTGCGTGGCCGGGGACGTCAGAGAAACGGGATCGCATGAGGGAACAGCGCATCAGAACGGGCTGTCCGCCGACCGTTCGCGGGAGCGGGAGCAGGAGCGGCAGCGACGGCCACGGCAGTGACAGCAACGGCACGTCCGCACTACGACACCCCCGGCGGACTCGCGCCACAGTGGCCGCCGTCGGCCTCGCCCTCCTCGGTGTCCTCGCCCCGACACCCGGCCACGCCGCGACGGCCTCCGCGAGCGGGCCGCGGCCGGTCGCGTCCGCGCGGTTCGTGCCCGGGCCGTGTCCGCGGACGCCCGAGCCGGTTCCTGGGCGGTGCGGATTCCTGGAGGTTCCGGAGAACCGGTCCCGGCCCGGTGGGCGGACGATCCGGCTGGCCGTCGCGATCATTCCGGCCGTCTCGCCGAAGCCGGGCGCGGATCCGGTCGTGTTCATGGCCGGCG encodes:
- a CDS encoding recombinase family protein, which codes for MALVGLVRVSTDRQETARQHDALTEAGCVKVFEEKISGKLTVSERPGLVSALGYMREGDMLCVQEVDRLGRNLLEGLLMLTDLFERGVAVKVLDGIAKGEHTERSLILDLAFALAEDRRRDIVKKTKNGLESARKNGRVGGRRPVMTEALTAQAVALRDKGFTIRQIQPHLTYKTGSGETRNPSVGAISQALQAHDESQS